A genomic stretch from Setaria viridis chromosome 1, Setaria_viridis_v4.0, whole genome shotgun sequence includes:
- the LOC117851423 gene encoding protein HIGH CHLOROPHYLL FLUORESCENCE PHENOTYPE 173, chloroplastic: MAAMAAPRCTSSSSAFLGLPHSNGRQRHGNSCRFVASANPAPVSATLDKETTAAAKPRRSRNRRSRKATKSGSMTVLAPDEPAEAANGSGGGRGMVALDDVIVNPVGLGRRSRQVFDEVWRKFSRLGQMSSASSAAVAEQDPAVLFRGGPMCEFTVPGAQDTTVLVVGATSRIGRIVVRKLMLRGYNVKALVRRNDPEVIDMLPRSVEIVVGDVGDPSSVQAAVSGCNKVIYCATARSTITGDLNRVDNQGVRNVTKAFQDYYNQLAQSRAGKSSKSKLTIAKFKSAKSVKGWEVRQGSYFQDIYPSRFDGGTDASFEFAESGQAVFSGFVFTRGGYVEMSKRLSLPLGSTLDRYDGLLLSVGGNGRSYVIILETGPLADTSQSKKYFARMNTKVGFCRVRVPFSAFRPVNPQDPPLDPFLVHTLTIRFEPKKQRPGDSSEGASDPRNFELKMEFIKALPSGQETDIVLVSCTGSGIEANRREQVLKAKKAGEDALRRSGLGYTIVRPGLLQEEPGGQRALIFDQGSRISQGISCADVADICVKALHDSTARNKSFDVCYEHVSEQGNELYELVAHLPDKANNYLAPALSVLEKNT, from the exons ATggctgccatggcggcgcccCGCTGcacgtcgtcgtcctcggcgtTCCTCGGCCTCCCGCACAGCAATGGCAGGCAGCGCCATGGCAATTCATGCCGCTTCGTCGCCAGCGCCAATCCGGCGCCGGTGTCCGCCACGCTGGACAAGgagaccacggcggcggcgaagcccCGGAGGTCACGGAACCGCCGGTCCAGGAAGGCGACTAAGTCCGGCTCCATGACGGTGCTCGCCCCCGACGAGCCCGCGGAGGCGGCgaatggcagcggcggcggcagggggatGGTGGCGCTGGACGACGTGATCGTGAACCCGGTGGGGTTGGGCCGGCGGTCCCGGCAGGTGTTCGACGAGGTGTGGCGCAAGTTCTCGCGGCTCGGCCAGATGtccagcgcctcctccgccgcggtgGCCGAGCAGGACCCCGCCGTCCTCTTCCGCGGCGGGCCCATGTGCGAGTTCACCGTGCCCGGCGCGCAGGACACCACCGTCCTCGTCGTTGGCGCCACCAGCCGCATCGGCCGCATCGTCGTCCGCAAGCTCATGCTCCGCGGGTACAACGTCAAG GCATTGGTCAGGAGGAATGATCCGGAAGTGATCGACATGCTTCCGAGGTCTGTGGAAATCGTGGTTGGCGATGTCGGCGATCCTTCTTCAGTTCAGGCTGCTGTATCAGGTTGCAACAAGGTAATCTACTGCGCTACCGCACGTTCGACTATCACCGGAGACCTCAACAGGGTTGATAACCAAGGAGTGAGGAATGTTACCAAGGCTTTCCAG GATTACTACAATCAGCTGGCCCAGTCAAGGGCTGGTAAAAGCAGCAAGAGCAAACTGACGATTGCTAAATTCAAATCTGCCAAATCTGTGAAAGgatgggaggtgcggcagggATCATACTTTCAGGATATCTACCCTTCTAGATTCGATGGAGGCACCGATGCGTCATTTGAGTTTGCAGAAAGTGGACAGGCTGTTTTCTCAG GGTTTGTTTTCACAAGGGGTGGCTACGTTGAAATGTCTAAACGGCTTTCGCTTCCTCTGGGTTCCACCCTAGACAG GTATGATGGATTGCTTCTTTCGGTGGGTGGAAATGGAAGATCATATGTTATTATTCTTGAGACTGGTCCGCTGGCTGACACCTCACAGAGCAAGAAGTATTTTGCCCGGATGAACACAAAAGTTGGGTTTTGCAGG GTAAGAGTGCCGTTTTCAGCTTTCCGGCCAGTAAACCCACAGGATCCTCCACTGGACCCGTTTCTTGTGCACACACTAACCATCAGGTTTGAGCCCAAGAAGCAG AGACCTGGTGATTCATCTGAAGGAGCTAGTGACCCCAGAAACTTTGAGCTGAAAATGGAGTTTATAAAAGCTTTACCG AGTGGTCAAGAAACAGACATTGTGCTGGTCTCATGCACTGGCTCAGGAATTGAAGCCAACAGGCGAGAACAAGTCCTCAAAGCGAAGAAG GCTGGAGAGGATGCATTGAGGAGATCTGGCCTCGGATATACGATTGTGCGCCCAGGTCTGCTGCAG GAAGAACCAGGGGGCCAGCGCGCCTTGATCTTCGACCAAGGGAGCAGGATCTCTCAG GGCATCAGCTGCGCCGATGTGGCGGACATCTGCGTGAAAGCGCTGCACGATTCGACGGCGAGGAACAAGAGCTTCGAT GTGTGCTACGAGCATGTCTCGGAGCAAGGGAATGAGCTGTATGAACTC
- the LOC117851434 gene encoding uncharacterized protein has translation MAAARRLFSFHHLALHPRAPARPLAAAVAVAVPHRRGKHDAVTCKATGKTKAKSKAKAGGKGGERLQRRPLEEHLKRRTRSAAAFDADLYGRHGHAHHVPVLLGEVLAAFRRPRSLRSFVDCTVGAAGHSLAMMEAHPEMELYVGMDIDPTALEIGRGHIETFLAGREGNGAEDSSLQGTLRAYTHVKNFKYIKQVLGSVDESLAVGSSGVDGILIDLGMSSMQVNRSNRGFSILQDGPLDMRMDPKATLRAEDILNSWPELEVGRILRDYGEESNWQFLQKQIVKAREMGGLHSTGDLVKLIQRKCNVSKGRQGWIKTATRVFQALRIAVNDELRVLEDSLHSSFDCLATGGRLAVISFHSLEDRIVKKTFLELIHGGEADDEEDDEDDLALPDIFDEDEPWFNQRLQGRNGIVLTKRPITPSQEEEKLNQRCRSAKLRVIQKA, from the exons atggCAGCGGCCCGGCGCCTCTTCTCTTTCCACCACCTCGCCCTCCacccccgcgcgcccgcgcgccctctcgccgccgccgttgccgtcgcGGTTCCGCATCGCCGCGGCAAGCATGACGCAGTCACCTGCAAGGCCACCGGGAAGACCAAGGCCAAGTCCAAGGCGAAGGCGGGTGGTAAGGGCGGCGagcggctgcagcggcggccgctGGAGGAGCACCTCAAGCGGCGCACGCGCTCTGCGGCCGCCTTCGATGCCGACCTCTACGGCCGCCATGGCCACGCGCACCACGTCCCCGTGTTGCTCGGCGAGGTCCTCGCCGCCTTCCGCCGGCCCCGCTCGCTCCGCTCCTTCGTCGACTgcaccgtcggcgccgccgggcaCTCCCTCGCC ATGATGGAGGCACACCCGGAGATGGAGCTGTACGTTGGCATGGACATCGACCCCACTGCCCTGGAGATCGGTCGTGGGCACATTGAGACCTTCCTTGCTGGTAGGGAAGGAAATGGAGCTGAAGATAGTTCCTTGCAGGGAACGCTGCGTGCCTACACTCACGTCAAGAACTTCAAGTACATCAAGCAAGTTCTTGGTAGTGTTGACGAGAGCCTAGCTGTTGGATCGTCTGGAGTTGATGGCATCCTCATTGACCTTGGCATGTCATCCATGCAG GTAAACAGATCAAACAGAGGATTCAGTATCCTCCAGGATGGCCCTCTCGATATGCGCATGGACCCTAAG GCAACTTTAAGAGCAGAGGATATCTTGAATTCTTGGCCGGAGCTTGAAGTTGGACGTATCCTGCGTGATTATGGGGAGGAAAGCAATTGGCAATTCCTTCAGAAGCAAATTGTTAAAGCCCGGGAAATGGGTGGTCTGCACTCTACTGGGGACCTTGTCAAACTAATCCAGAGAAAATGTAACGTCTCAAAAG GACGGCAGGGCTGGATTAAGACTGCAACAAGAGTGTTTCAGGCCCTTAGGATTGCAGTTAATGATGAACTCCGGGTTCTGGAAGATTCACTCCATTCAAGCTTTGACTGCCTAGCGACAGGTGGCCGTCTTGCTGTAATCTCGTTCCACAGCCTGGAGGACAGAATTGTGAAGAAGACCTTCTTGGAGCTCATCCATGGGGGTGAagctgatgatgaagaggatgatgaagacGACCTGGCACTCCCTGACATCTTTGATGAAGATGAACCATGGTTTAACCAGAGACTGCAAGGAAGGAACGGGATCGTCCTCACGAAAAGACCAATAACCCCTTCTCAAGAGGAGGAAAAACTAAATCAGAGGTGCAGAAGTGCGAAGCTCAGAGTTATCCAGAAGGCCTGA